A DNA window from Ostrea edulis chromosome 5, xbOstEdul1.1, whole genome shotgun sequence contains the following coding sequences:
- the LOC125649415 gene encoding uncharacterized protein LOC125649415, with translation MESPSFTPQIETGIQHMSESVFVGLCRTVGTSQQVTMRRDMLDIKHMVRNKVTTNNRNTVMWSGSYREGFRMKGSDVDGMFWFNERVIWDSSQTQFYNVHRQPLILSVSSESPPGFTLLQLLTPRARRRVISALVTMNGRHYISSSKYREITCSVIMPNSTVHGPCGSGAIGGLLEYDTAFCFACDFWPPSASSWIDRCHTWPQPQVVRDIVRSGCHFVAIGHKLGNHESNEWRISFSLAEQKLVYSMNHCQFLTYGLLKLFLKEVINIGLGDNEKLLCSYHMKTAVFWMIQQNKIPNWCPQNLLKCFWYCFKLILKWVYEGVCPNFFIPENNMFLSNIHGEAQNRLFVRLFGFYEKGLASLLHSPSLRFYLVNVLCNPRLRICTDEHTLISEIEFDREMFSEIYRNSAFPSDLYFNMKNLNTVEQLTVSPLTQYQVAMLQVLTASFLHKVVFKLQNMYCSTTENKLMYIADRMSSHMLKLTAKFGCISDRLYIAMYYYKTLRYTEALSVIEMTKVNLAQPYVMYNRTVDTERYTEAVGGQSWSTKLRHAVAWNIELNNSIIYINELMTEQDVSLQNHCSVLSIPPLVVLHMMEFLCYRHINTMRAQTALNDLQVLVHHDQGVYVGVNFRDISWQILGICQQISGNLQAALYSYQQSLRQIPFHEIQSATLMRICELRHI, from the exons ATGGAGTCCCCTAGTTTCACACCCCAAAT tGAAACAGGTATACAACATATGTCAGAGTCCGTGTTTGTGGGACTCTGTCGTACAGTGGGGACCTCACAACAGGTGACAATGCGGAGAGATATGTTAGACATTAAGCATATGGTGAGGAATAAAGTAACAACAAATAACCGGAACACAGTGATGTGGAGTGGAAGTTACAGAGAGGGGTTCAGAATGAAGGGATCTGATGTGGATGGCATGTTTTGGTTTAATGAACGAGTGATTTGGGACTCATCTCAGACCCAGTTTTACAATGTACACAGACAACCCCTGATTCTCTCTGTTTCTTCTGAAAGTCCACCCGGATTTACTTTACTTCAATTACTGACACCAAGAGCAAGGAGAAGAGTTATCTCAGCATTAGTCACAATGAATGGTAGACATTATATATCTAGTTCTAAGTACAGAGAGATCACATGTTCTGTTATAATGCCTAACTCTACAGTCCATGGTCCATGTGGTAGTGGAGCTATAGGAGGATTACTAGAATATGACACTGCTTTCTGTTTTGCTTGTGACTTTTGGCCTCCATCTGCCTCCTCATGGATAGACAGATGTCACACATGGCCCCAGCCACAGGTTGTTAGGGACATAGTCAGAAGTGGATGTCACTTTGTAGCAATAGGACACAAATTAGGAAATCATGAAAGCAATGAATGgagaatttcattttctttggcAGAACAAAAACTTGTGTACTCAATGAACCACTGTCAATTCTTAACCTATGGTTTGCTGAAATTGTTCTTAAAAGAAGTCATTAACATTGGATTAGGTGATAATGAGAAATTACTGTGTTCCTATCACATGAAGACAGCAGTTTTCTGGATGattcaacaaaacaaaataccCAACTGGTGTCCACAGAATCTCCTAAAATGTTTCTGGTACTGCTTTAAACTCATCCTTAAATGGGTGTATGAGGGAGTCTGTCCCAACTTTTTCATTCCGGAAAACAACATGTTTCTCAGTAATATCCACGGTGAAGCACAAAACAGATTATTTGTTAGACTGTTTGGTTTTTATGAAAAGGGTTTAGCATCCCTGCTACACAGTCCCTCCCTCAGGTTCTATCTTGTAAATGTCCTTTGTAACCCCAGACTCAGAATTTGTACAGACGAACACACTCTGATATCTGAGATTGAGTTTGATAGGGAAATGTTCAGTGAGATATATAGAAATTCAGCATTCCCATCAGACCTCTACTTCAATATGAAGAACTTAAACACAGTAGAACAGTTGACAGTCTCACCCCTGACACAGTATCAAGTTGCCATGTTACAGGTACTTACAGCCTCCTTCCTTCACAAAgttgtttttaaattacaaaacatGTACTGCAGCACCACTGAAAACAAGCTGATGTATATTGCTGACAGAATGTCCTCTCACATGTTGAAACTCACAGCCAAGTTTGGGTGTATTTCTGACAGGTTGTACATTGCAATGTATTATTACAAGACACTCAGATACACAGAAGCTTTGTCTGTGATAGAGATGACAAAGGTCAACTTAGCTCAGCCATATGTGATGTATAACAGGACAGTAGACACAGAGAGGTATACCGAGGCTGTAGGGGGACAGTCCTGGTCTACAAAGTTAAGACATGCTGTAGCATGGAATATCGAATTAAACAACAGTATCATTTATATCAATGAATTAATGACAGAGCAGGATGTTTCCTTACAGAACCATTGCTCTGTATTGTCCATCCCACCCCTAGTTGTGTTACACATGATGGAGTTCTTGTGTTACAGACATATTAACACAATGAGAGCACAAACAGCTCTTAATGATCTACAGGTCCTAGTTCACCATGATCAGGGGGTGTATGTAGGTGTGAACTTTAGAGACATATCATGGCAGATCCTGGGTATCTGTCAACAGATCTCGGGGAACCTCCAGGCTGCTCTATACTCCTACCAACAATCACTCAGACAAATTCCATTCCATGAAATACAAAGTGCTACA
- the LOC125650473 gene encoding uncharacterized protein LOC125650473 isoform X1 has protein sequence MRVEIFLIFFINQIAAVHLFLNEKISEESKNVDPFNIRQEFTMLRGRLAKVLNIENPKTSCMFTDVLNQKLLLRNPCFEIVPELNGMLGNKCIGISRTSKCIQGIQRAPRHKRDVEKMLSSVRNFMHFIGRSNSVQRTHAKPAKINIKNSLDYAATDFTSNIRPHLSRLLGKFRVMQTGSNHIGNDAKAAISYIQHSIGKTVSDIDGTIVKRARRFK, from the exons ATGCGAGTTGAAATATTCCTGATATTCTTCATAAACCAGATTGCCGCAGTGCACCTGTTTCTTAATGAGAAG ATTTCGGAAGAATCGAAAAATGTTGATCCTTTCAATATTCGCCAAGAATTTACAATGCTCAGAGGGAGACTTGCAAAAGTCCTGAATATTGAG AATCCCAAGACGAGTTGTATGTTTACTGACGTTctcaatcaaaag TTGTTGCTGAGAAACCCATGTTTTGAAATTGTACCAGAATTAAATGGAATGTTGGGAAATAAGTGCATAGGAATATCTCGTACATCCAAGTGTATTCAAG GGATACAAAGAGCCCCCAGACATAAACGAGACGTAGAGAAGATGCTCAGTTCTGTTCGCAATTTCATGCACTTCATCGGTAGATCCAATTCAGTCCAGCGGACGCACGCTAAACCCGCGAAAATCAACATCAAGAACTCACTGGATTACGCCGCCACGGATTTCACGTCAAACATACGTCCACATCTCAGCCGACTGCTGGGCAAGTTCCGGGTCATGCAGACCGGAAGTAATCACATCGGAAACGACGCTAAAGCAGCCATCTCTTACATTCAACACAGCATCGGGAAAACTGTGTCGGACATTGATGGGACAATTGTGAAACGTGCAAGACGATTCAAATGA
- the LOC125650473 gene encoding uncharacterized protein LOC125650473 isoform X2 has protein sequence MENPKTSCMFTDVLNQKLLLRNPCFEIVPELNGMLGNKCIGISRTSKCIQGIQRAPRHKRDVEKMLSSVRNFMHFIGRSNSVQRTHAKPAKINIKNSLDYAATDFTSNIRPHLSRLLGKFRVMQTGSNHIGNDAKAAISYIQHSIGKTVSDIDGTIVKRARRFK, from the exons atggag AATCCCAAGACGAGTTGTATGTTTACTGACGTTctcaatcaaaag TTGTTGCTGAGAAACCCATGTTTTGAAATTGTACCAGAATTAAATGGAATGTTGGGAAATAAGTGCATAGGAATATCTCGTACATCCAAGTGTATTCAAG GGATACAAAGAGCCCCCAGACATAAACGAGACGTAGAGAAGATGCTCAGTTCTGTTCGCAATTTCATGCACTTCATCGGTAGATCCAATTCAGTCCAGCGGACGCACGCTAAACCCGCGAAAATCAACATCAAGAACTCACTGGATTACGCCGCCACGGATTTCACGTCAAACATACGTCCACATCTCAGCCGACTGCTGGGCAAGTTCCGGGTCATGCAGACCGGAAGTAATCACATCGGAAACGACGCTAAAGCAGCCATCTCTTACATTCAACACAGCATCGGGAAAACTGTGTCGGACATTGATGGGACAATTGTGAAACGTGCAAGACGATTCAAATGA
- the LOC125650474 gene encoding sperm protamine P1-like, whose translation MLATASFLVVLCGFFLTEFSHQVDAENGEVSVRDFTGLRFKRLVPYGGLKRAISGKINSITSRNPKGKFQKKISPRNKFKKSLKKKKSSKSRRKSRKRKNKKRSKKRKGKKGKRSKKKRGKKRSSKKRGKKRRSSKKKRGKSRKGKSSKRSKGNRG comes from the exons ATGCTGGCGACAGCTTCATTTCTCGTTGTGCTATGCGGCTTCTTTCTGACTGAATTTTCTCATCAG GTTGATGCAGAAAATGGCGAAGTTAGCGTCAGAGATTTCACTG GTTTGAGGTTTAAGCGTTTGGTGCCTTATGGAGGATTAAAAAGAGCAATTTCAGGGAAAATTAATAGCATCACTTCACGAAACCCAAAagggaaatttcaaaaaaagatAAGCCCGAggaacaaatttaaaaagagtctcaagaaaaagaaaagcTCCAAATCTAGAAGGAAGTCAAGGaaaagaaagaataaaaaaCGGTCTAAAAAAAGGAAAGGGAAAAAAGGAAAAAGATCCAAGAAGAAGAGAGGGAAAAAAAGAAGTTCCAAGAAAAGAGGAAAGAAACGAAGAAGTTCCAAAAAGAAGAGAGGAAAATCACGAAaaggaaaatcatcaaaacGATCCAAAGGCAACAGAGGGTGA